One genomic window of Bradyrhizobium sp. CCGE-LA001 includes the following:
- a CDS encoding (2Fe-2S)-binding protein → MAKISLIVNGNPVTANVDPRTLLVQFLRENLRLTGTHVGCDTSQCGACVVHLDGKAVKSCTTLAVMADGHEVKTIEGLAADGAPLHPMQEAFREHHGLQCGFCTPGMIMTAIDIVHRKGHELDDHTIREELEGNLCRCTGYQNIVSSISAGAKAMAKSDLA, encoded by the coding sequence ATGGCAAAAATCTCCCTCATCGTGAACGGCAATCCAGTCACGGCCAACGTCGATCCCCGCACCCTCCTGGTGCAGTTCCTGCGCGAGAATCTGCGGCTGACCGGCACGCATGTCGGCTGCGACACCTCGCAGTGCGGCGCCTGCGTCGTGCATCTCGACGGCAAGGCCGTGAAGTCCTGCACCACGCTGGCGGTGATGGCCGACGGCCACGAGGTCAAGACGATCGAGGGATTGGCCGCGGACGGTGCGCCGCTGCATCCGATGCAGGAGGCATTCCGCGAGCATCATGGCCTTCAGTGCGGCTTCTGCACGCCCGGCATGATCATGACTGCGATCGATATCGTGCATCGTAAGGGTCATGAGCTTGACGATCACACCATCCGTGAAGAGCTGGAAGGCAATCTCTGCCGCTGCACCGGCTACCAGAACATCGTCTCTTCGATCTCCGCCGGCGCCAAGGCGATGGCGAAATCCGACCTTGCGTAA
- a CDS encoding CoxG family protein yields MAMTMNGEVQLAAPREAVWDKLNDPEVLKACIPGCEELEKTDDGGFRATAKMKVGPVSARFKGKVTLSDLDPPNGYKISGEGEGGVAGFAKGGAAVRLAEKDGGTLLSYDVEAQIGGKLAQLGQRLINGAAKKLADEFFANFAKAVQG; encoded by the coding sequence ATGGCCATGACGATGAACGGCGAAGTCCAACTTGCGGCGCCGCGCGAGGCCGTGTGGGACAAGCTCAACGATCCCGAAGTTTTGAAGGCCTGCATTCCCGGCTGCGAGGAGCTGGAGAAGACCGACGACGGCGGCTTTCGCGCGACGGCCAAAATGAAGGTCGGCCCCGTGTCCGCGCGCTTCAAGGGCAAGGTCACGCTGTCCGATCTCGACCCGCCCAACGGCTACAAGATCTCCGGTGAAGGCGAGGGCGGGGTGGCCGGCTTCGCCAAGGGTGGGGCGGCCGTCAGGCTCGCGGAGAAGGACGGCGGCACGCTGCTCTCCTACGATGTCGAGGCACAGATCGGCGGCAAGTTGGCGCAGCTCGGTCAGCGCCTCATCAACGGTGCGGCCAAAAAGCTGGCCGACGAATTTTTTGCGAACTTCGCCAAGGCGGTACAGGGCTGA
- a CDS encoding FAD binding domain-containing protein produces MYEFKYHRPGTVRQAANLLVKNEDAKVIAGGHTLIPVMKQRLASPPHLVDLSHIEGLNAIEMKGRSLVIGATARHAEVASSAVVGEAIPALANLASQIGDPAVRHKGTIGGSLANNDPTADYPAAVLALGATIVTNKRRLKAEEFFQGLFSTALEADEIITKIMFPLPKKAAYIKFRNQASRYALVGVFVARRPSDVRVAVTGAGSEGVFRVAAFEEALKKRFSAKALDGITVPAEGLNSDIHGSAEYRAHLIGVLTRRAVDAANAKE; encoded by the coding sequence ATGTACGAATTCAAATATCATCGTCCCGGCACCGTGCGGCAGGCGGCCAATCTGCTGGTGAAGAACGAGGACGCCAAGGTCATCGCCGGCGGCCACACGCTGATTCCCGTCATGAAGCAGCGCCTCGCCAGCCCGCCGCACCTCGTCGACCTCTCTCACATCGAGGGGCTCAACGCGATCGAGATGAAGGGCCGCTCGCTGGTGATCGGCGCCACCGCCAGGCACGCCGAGGTCGCGAGCTCCGCCGTCGTCGGTGAAGCGATCCCGGCGCTGGCGAATCTCGCGAGCCAGATCGGCGATCCCGCGGTGCGTCACAAGGGCACGATCGGCGGTTCGCTCGCCAACAACGATCCGACCGCGGACTATCCGGCTGCCGTGCTCGCGTTGGGCGCCACCATCGTGACGAACAAGCGCCGCCTCAAGGCGGAAGAATTTTTCCAGGGCCTGTTCTCCACCGCGCTCGAAGCCGACGAGATCATCACCAAGATCATGTTCCCGCTGCCGAAGAAGGCGGCTTACATCAAATTCCGCAACCAGGCCTCGCGCTACGCGCTGGTCGGCGTGTTCGTGGCGCGGCGTCCGTCGGACGTGCGGGTCGCCGTCACCGGTGCGGGCTCCGAAGGCGTGTTCCGCGTGGCCGCGTTCGAGGAGGCCCTGAAGAAGCGCTTCTCGGCCAAGGCGCTCGACGGCATCACGGTGCCGGCGGAAGGCCTCAACAGCGACATCCACGGCAGCGCCGAGTACCGCGCGCATCTCATTGGCGTGCTGACGCGCCGCGCCGTCGACGCCGCCAATGCCAAGGAATGA
- a CDS encoding ABC transporter permease subunit produces the protein MDYFAQQLINGLVLGSIYGLIAIGYTMVYGIVGMINFAHGDVFMIGGFIALITFLILISFGLTAIPLILLIVLLVSMAITALYGWTIERIAYRPLRHSFRLAPMLSAIGMSFVLTNYSQVAQGARVKPIPPFITGGYTLHESPDGFVIQLSNIQIMVVITTIVLLALFTWLVSSTRLGRDMRACEQDQTMAALLGVDVDRTISMTFVIGAALAAVAGLMYLLYYGLVDFFMGFVAGIKAFTAAVLGGIGSLPGAMLGGLAIGLIETFWSAYFSVEYKDVAAFSILIVVLIFMPTGLLGRPEVEKV, from the coding sequence ATGGATTATTTCGCCCAGCAGCTCATCAACGGCCTCGTGCTCGGCTCCATCTACGGCCTGATCGCAATCGGCTACACGATGGTCTACGGCATCGTCGGCATGATCAACTTCGCTCATGGCGACGTCTTCATGATCGGCGGCTTCATCGCCCTCATCACCTTCCTGATCCTGATCTCGTTCGGCCTGACAGCAATCCCCCTGATCCTGCTGATCGTGCTCCTGGTCTCGATGGCGATCACCGCGCTCTATGGCTGGACCATCGAGCGCATCGCCTACCGGCCGCTGCGCCATTCCTTCCGCCTCGCCCCGATGCTGTCGGCGATCGGCATGTCCTTTGTGCTGACCAATTACTCCCAGGTCGCGCAGGGCGCCCGTGTCAAGCCGATCCCGCCCTTCATCACCGGCGGTTACACCCTGCACGAGAGCCCGGACGGCTTCGTGATTCAGCTCTCCAATATTCAGATCATGGTGGTCATCACCACAATCGTGCTGCTGGCGCTCTTCACCTGGCTGGTGTCGAGCACCCGCCTCGGGCGCGACATGCGCGCCTGCGAGCAGGACCAGACGATGGCGGCGCTGCTCGGCGTCGACGTCGACCGCACCATCTCTATGACCTTCGTGATCGGGGCCGCGCTCGCCGCGGTCGCCGGCCTGATGTACCTGCTCTACTATGGCCTGGTCGATTTCTTCATGGGCTTCGTCGCCGGCATCAAGGCCTTCACCGCAGCGGTGCTCGGCGGCATCGGCTCGCTGCCGGGCGCCATGCTCGGCGGGCTGGCGATCGGCCTGATCGAGACGTTCTGGTCGGCCTATTTCTCAGTCGAGTACAAGGACGTCGCGGCGTTCTCGATCCTGATCGTCGTACTGATCTTCATGCCGACCGGCCTTCTCGGTCGCCCCGAAGTCGAAAAAGTCTGA
- a CDS encoding carboxymuconolactone decarboxylase family protein, whose product MDDQKRRDAGMNVRRKVLGTAWVDKSIANRNAFNTDFQDMITRYAWGEIWTRPHFDERTRRVLVIGTMVALGQWDEFRLHVRAALAEGGFTAEDIKEILLQQAIYCGVPAVNHAVKEASTIVQELGLLKT is encoded by the coding sequence ATGGACGACCAGAAGCGCCGCGATGCCGGTATGAATGTGCGCCGAAAGGTGCTGGGCACTGCCTGGGTCGACAAGTCGATCGCGAACCGCAACGCCTTCAACACCGACTTCCAGGACATGATCACCCGTTACGCCTGGGGCGAGATCTGGACTCGGCCGCATTTCGACGAGCGCACGCGGCGGGTGCTGGTGATCGGCACCATGGTTGCGCTCGGGCAATGGGACGAATTCCGCCTGCATGTACGCGCAGCGCTCGCCGAGGGCGGCTTCACGGCCGAGGATATCAAGGAGATCCTGCTGCAGCAGGCGATCTATTGCGGCGTGCCGGCGGTCAACCACGCCGTCAAGGAGGCCTCAACGATTGTGCAGGAGCTCGGCCTGCTCAAGACCTAG
- a CDS encoding XdhC family protein: MKLAILHELNSERAARRPVILVTDTDSGEQRLVKATDFAKDPLRAELEKQLRMGKSANVEAGGKKLFLNVYAPTAKLVIIGAVHISQALAPLARSLGYDVTVVDPRTAFASPERFPDIPLIAEWPDTALPPLNVDAYTAFVAVTHDPKIDDPALLHAFERNCFYIGALGSRKTHAKRGDRLRAQGAKESDIARIHAPIGLAIGAVSPSEIAVAIMAEITAVLRLPPKEKEEAA; this comes from the coding sequence GTGAAGCTCGCGATCCTGCACGAACTCAATTCCGAGCGCGCCGCGCGCCGGCCCGTGATCTTGGTGACGGACACCGATAGCGGCGAGCAGCGCCTAGTGAAGGCCACGGATTTTGCCAAGGATCCGCTGCGCGCCGAGCTGGAAAAGCAGCTGCGCATGGGCAAGAGCGCCAATGTCGAGGCCGGCGGCAAGAAGCTGTTCCTCAACGTCTATGCGCCGACCGCAAAACTCGTCATCATCGGCGCGGTCCATATCAGCCAGGCCCTGGCGCCGCTGGCGCGCTCGCTTGGCTATGACGTTACCGTGGTCGATCCCCGCACGGCCTTTGCCAGCCCCGAGCGCTTTCCCGACATTCCGCTGATCGCGGAGTGGCCCGATACTGCGCTGCCGCCGCTCAATGTCGATGCCTACACCGCCTTCGTCGCGGTGACGCACGATCCGAAGATCGACGATCCCGCGTTGCTGCATGCCTTCGAGCGCAACTGCTTCTACATCGGCGCGCTCGGCTCGCGGAAGACGCATGCCAAGCGCGGCGACCGGCTGCGGGCGCAAGGCGCCAAGGAAAGCGACATCGCGCGCATCCATGCGCCGATCGGACTTGCGATCGGCGCGGTTTCGCCGTCCGAGATCGCGGTGGCAATCATGGCCGAGATCACGGCGGTGCTTCGGCTGCCGCCGAAGGAAAAAGAAGAAGCGGCATGA
- a CDS encoding 3-carboxy-cis,cis-muconate cycloisomerase: protein MSTSLSPLLAPMLSSAAMRAACDDRSTLQNMLDFEAALARAEAATGVIPASAVGAIASACKADAFDMAALAEAATRSGNLAIPLVKALTANVGKADAEAARFVHWGATSQDVIDTATMLTLRAGIGVLDADLSRAIKGFAALARTHRTTAMVARTWLQHALPMPFGLKAAEYAASLARARCRLRRLAREGLALQFGGAAGTLAALGDKGLVVAERLAHELNLPLPEAPWHTHRDRIAEAASSFAILAGSCGKIARDVLLLMQTDVAEAFEPAGEGRGGSSTMPHKRNPVAAASALGAATMAPQLAATILAAQVQDHERSAGPWHAEWPTLPQLMLVTSGALAAIVDIAEGLEIDAARMRSNLDATHGLIMAEAVTFALAETIGKSDAHHLIEAASKRAVAEKKHLREVLSADSLVTAHLPREKIAALFEPMAYQGASQALIDRLLDSLDRE from the coding sequence ATGAGTACATCCCTCTCCCCTCTGCTTGCCCCGATGCTGTCGAGCGCGGCCATGCGCGCGGCCTGCGACGATCGTTCGACCCTGCAGAACATGCTCGATTTCGAGGCAGCTCTGGCCCGGGCCGAGGCCGCCACGGGCGTGATTCCGGCATCCGCGGTGGGGGCGATCGCGTCCGCCTGCAAGGCTGATGCCTTTGACATGGCCGCTCTGGCCGAGGCCGCAACGCGATCAGGCAATCTCGCGATTCCGCTGGTCAAGGCGCTGACTGCCAATGTCGGCAAGGCCGACGCGGAGGCCGCGCGCTTCGTGCACTGGGGCGCGACCAGCCAGGACGTCATCGACACCGCGACGATGCTCACGCTGCGCGCCGGCATCGGGGTGCTGGATGCCGACCTCAGCCGCGCCATCAAGGGCTTTGCGGCACTGGCGCGCACCCATCGTACCACCGCGATGGTGGCGCGGACCTGGCTCCAGCACGCACTGCCGATGCCGTTCGGCCTGAAGGCTGCCGAATACGCTGCAAGCCTCGCCCGCGCCCGTTGCCGTCTCAGGCGGCTCGCCCGCGAGGGCCTTGCGCTACAATTCGGCGGCGCCGCCGGCACGCTCGCCGCACTCGGTGACAAGGGGCTCGTGGTCGCCGAGCGGCTGGCGCATGAGCTGAACCTGCCACTGCCCGAAGCGCCCTGGCATACCCATCGCGATCGCATCGCGGAGGCCGCTTCCAGCTTCGCCATCCTCGCCGGCAGCTGCGGCAAGATCGCGCGCGACGTGTTGCTGCTGATGCAGACCGACGTCGCCGAAGCGTTCGAGCCCGCCGGTGAAGGCCGCGGCGGCTCCTCGACCATGCCGCACAAGCGCAACCCGGTCGCCGCCGCCAGCGCATTGGGCGCTGCCACCATGGCCCCGCAGCTCGCCGCCACGATTTTGGCCGCGCAGGTACAGGATCACGAGCGCAGTGCCGGTCCGTGGCACGCGGAATGGCCGACGCTGCCGCAGTTGATGCTGGTCACCTCGGGGGCGCTGGCCGCCATCGTCGACATTGCAGAAGGCCTCGAAATCGATGCCGCGCGGATGCGCAGCAATCTCGATGCGACGCACGGGTTGATCATGGCTGAAGCGGTGACCTTTGCGCTGGCCGAGACAATCGGCAAGAGCGATGCACATCATCTGATCGAGGCCGCCAGCAAGCGCGCCGTCGCCGAGAAGAAGCATCTGCGCGAGGTGCTGTCGGCCGATTCGCTCGTCACCGCGCATCTGCCGCGGGAAAAAATTGCGGCATTGTTCGAGCCGATGGCCTATCAAGGGGCTTCCCAGGCCCTAATCGACCGGCTGCTCGACAGTCTCGACCGTGAATAA
- a CDS encoding AAA family ATPase, translating to MTSAANSSGALPASVDAMLELLTSRGYLAERSLATVTYLSLRMGRPLFLEGEAGVGKTEIAKVLSAALGRKLIRLQCYEGLDVSSAVYEWNSAAQMIAIRMAEAAGDTDRDQLSSDIFADRYMIKRPLLQALEPDVAGPPVLLIDELDRADEAFEAYLLEILSDFQVTIPEFGTVKAPSPPIVIITSNRTREIHDALKRRCLYHWVDYPAAERELAIVKTRVPGISAKLSQQVVRFVQALRNQDFYKSPGVAETIDWATALSELDARSLTPQVVGDTLGALLKYQDDITRMQGDTLQKVLKDATSEN from the coding sequence ATGACTTCAGCGGCCAATTCTTCCGGTGCTTTGCCGGCATCGGTCGATGCGATGCTCGAACTGCTGACGTCGCGCGGCTATCTCGCCGAGCGGTCGCTGGCGACGGTGACCTATCTGTCGCTGCGCATGGGCCGGCCGCTGTTCCTGGAAGGCGAAGCCGGCGTCGGCAAGACCGAGATCGCCAAGGTGCTCTCGGCGGCGCTGGGGCGGAAGCTGATCCGCCTCCAGTGCTACGAAGGCCTCGATGTCTCCTCCGCGGTCTATGAGTGGAACAGCGCCGCGCAGATGATCGCGATCCGGATGGCGGAAGCTGCCGGCGACACCGATCGCGACCAGCTCTCGAGCGACATCTTCGCCGATCGCTACATGATCAAGCGGCCGCTGCTGCAGGCGCTGGAGCCCGACGTCGCCGGCCCGCCGGTGCTCTTGATCGACGAACTGGACCGCGCCGACGAAGCATTCGAGGCTTACCTGCTCGAGATCCTCAGCGACTTCCAGGTGACCATCCCCGAATTTGGCACGGTGAAGGCGCCGAGCCCGCCGATCGTCATCATCACCTCCAACCGCACCCGCGAGATCCACGACGCGCTGAAGCGGCGCTGTCTCTATCACTGGGTCGACTATCCCGCCGCAGAGCGCGAGCTCGCGATCGTCAAGACGCGCGTGCCCGGCATTTCCGCGAAGCTGTCGCAGCAGGTCGTGCGCTTCGTCCAAGCGCTGCGCAACCAGGACTTCTACAAGTCGCCAGGTGTCGCCGAGACCATCGATTGGGCCACCGCATTGTCAGAGCTGGACGCCCGCTCGCTGACCCCGCAAGTGGTCGGCGACACCCTGGGCGCGCTGCTCAAATACCAGGACGACATCACGCGGATGCAGGGCGACACCTTGCAGAAGGTGCTGAAGGACGCGACGAGCGAGAATTAG
- the pcaD gene encoding 3-oxoadipate enol-lactonase, which produces MPMIDADGCLLNVSVEGRDGGPTLMLSNSLGCTLQMWEPQMKALAQVFRVIRYDRRGHGKSSVPAGPYTMERFGRDVLAILDDLNIEKVHWCGLSMGGMVGQWLGANAPERFGKLILANTSCYYAEPTKWLERIDAVKKGGIAAVADAVIAGWLTADFREREPEITAKMKSMLLASPVEGYLACCEALSTLDQRALLAKIKSPTLVIAGRHDMATPISAGELIRANIPGASMTIIDAAHISNVEQPHAFTDAVVGFLTQR; this is translated from the coding sequence ATGCCCATGATCGATGCCGACGGATGCCTGCTCAACGTCTCCGTCGAGGGCCGCGACGGCGGGCCGACCTTGATGCTTTCCAACTCGCTCGGCTGCACGCTTCAGATGTGGGAGCCGCAGATGAAGGCGCTGGCGCAGGTGTTCCGCGTCATCCGCTACGACCGACGAGGTCACGGCAAGTCGAGCGTCCCGGCCGGTCCCTACACCATGGAGCGCTTTGGCCGCGACGTGCTCGCGATCCTCGACGACCTCAACATCGAGAAGGTGCATTGGTGCGGCCTGTCGATGGGCGGCATGGTCGGGCAATGGCTGGGCGCGAACGCGCCGGAGCGCTTCGGCAAGCTCATCCTCGCCAACACCTCCTGCTATTATGCCGAACCGACCAAATGGCTGGAGCGCATCGATGCCGTGAAGAAGGGCGGCATCGCGGCGGTCGCCGATGCCGTGATCGCCGGCTGGCTGACGGCGGATTTCCGCGAGCGCGAGCCTGAGATCACCGCGAAGATGAAGTCGATGCTGCTGGCCTCCCCTGTCGAGGGTTATCTCGCCTGCTGCGAGGCGCTGTCGACGCTGGACCAGCGCGCGCTGCTTGCCAAGATCAAGAGCCCGACGCTGGTGATCGCCGGCCGCCACGACATGGCGACGCCGATCTCGGCGGGCGAACTGATCCGCGCGAACATTCCCGGCGCCAGCATGACCATCATCGACGCCGCCCACATTTCCAACGTCGAACAGCCGCATGCATTCACGGATGCGGTGGTCGGATTCTTGACGCAGCGCTAG
- a CDS encoding NTP transferase domain-containing protein: MKFGPASPKDAIGGVTVHTLRQGPLVLKKGTTIGPAEVEALERAGIKDIVVVRMEEGDVSEDVAAASIALAIGGDGIHVERAFTGRANLFAARAGVLVIDRAAVDRINNIDEAITFATLSAYKPVVEGEMVGTVKIIPFGVEGSLRDDAVKAAGKDVLKVAPYVIKRVGVVSTLLPGLSSKVIDKTLRVTAERLAPAGAGIIAERRVPHEEQALSAAIKELLTLGAELVIVFGASAIADRRDVIPAAVTFIGGEIEHFGMPVDPGNLLLIARAGNVPVLGAPGCARSPVENGFDWVLMRLLAGIEVTRSELMGMGVGGLLMEIVTRPQPRAKPETEGNSQVAAIVLAAGRSTRMGGPNKLLAEFDGKKLVRIATEQALASKASEVIVVTGHQAELVEQALQGLKVKFVRNPDFAGGIASSVKAGIAAAPESCDGAVVCLGDMPLIDAGLIDRLIDSFAPDRGNLIVVPVSEGRRGNPVLWSRRFFKELMTLDGDVGARHLIAKHTEAVAEVPVDGESAFLDIDTPQALEAARRG, encoded by the coding sequence ATGAAGTTCGGACCGGCGAGCCCCAAGGATGCGATTGGCGGGGTGACCGTTCACACCCTGCGTCAGGGACCGCTGGTGCTGAAAAAAGGCACGACGATCGGTCCTGCCGAGGTCGAGGCGCTGGAGCGTGCCGGCATCAAGGACATCGTCGTGGTGCGGATGGAGGAGGGCGACGTCTCCGAGGACGTTGCGGCCGCCAGCATCGCGCTCGCAATCGGCGGCGACGGCATCCATGTCGAGCGCGCCTTCACCGGCCGCGCCAATCTGTTCGCCGCGCGCGCTGGCGTGCTGGTGATCGACCGCGCCGCGGTCGACCGCATCAACAATATCGACGAGGCCATCACCTTTGCCACGCTTTCGGCCTACAAGCCGGTGGTCGAGGGCGAGATGGTCGGCACCGTCAAGATCATCCCGTTCGGCGTCGAAGGAAGCTTGCGAGATGACGCGGTGAAGGCCGCCGGCAAGGACGTGCTGAAGGTCGCCCCTTACGTCATCAAGCGTGTCGGCGTGGTCTCGACATTGCTGCCGGGCCTGTCATCCAAGGTGATCGACAAGACGCTGCGGGTCACCGCCGAGCGGCTCGCGCCCGCCGGCGCCGGCATCATTGCCGAGCGGCGCGTCCCGCATGAGGAGCAGGCGCTATCGGCCGCGATCAAGGAGCTGCTCACACTCGGTGCGGAGCTCGTGATCGTCTTCGGCGCTTCCGCGATCGCCGACCGCCGCGACGTGATTCCGGCGGCCGTCACCTTCATTGGCGGCGAGATCGAGCATTTCGGCATGCCGGTCGATCCCGGCAATCTGCTTCTGATCGCCCGCGCCGGCAATGTGCCGGTGCTGGGCGCGCCGGGCTGTGCGCGCTCGCCGGTCGAGAACGGGTTCGACTGGGTCTTGATGCGGCTGCTCGCCGGCATCGAGGTGACGCGGTCCGAACTGATGGGCATGGGCGTCGGCGGCCTGCTGATGGAGATCGTCACGCGCCCGCAGCCGCGCGCCAAGCCGGAGACCGAGGGCAACAGCCAGGTCGCCGCTATCGTGCTGGCGGCCGGCCGCTCCACCCGCATGGGTGGGCCGAACAAGCTGCTCGCCGAGTTCGACGGCAAGAAGCTGGTGCGGATCGCGACCGAGCAGGCGCTCGCCTCCAAGGCATCGGAGGTGATCGTCGTCACGGGACATCAGGCCGAGCTGGTCGAGCAGGCGCTGCAAGGCCTGAAGGTCAAATTCGTCCGCAATCCGGATTTCGCCGGAGGCATCGCGAGTTCGGTCAAGGCCGGTATCGCCGCTGCGCCCGAGTCTTGCGACGGCGCCGTGGTGTGCCTCGGAGACATGCCGCTGATCGATGCCGGCCTGATCGACCGTCTCATCGACAGTTTTGCGCCCGACCGCGGCAATCTCATTGTCGTGCCCGTCAGCGAAGGCCGTCGCGGCAATCCCGTGCTGTGGTCGCGCCGCTTCTTCAAGGAATTGATGACGCTCGACGGCGACGTCGGCGCACGTCATCTGATCGCCAAGCACACTGAAGCGGTGGCCGAAGTGCCCGTCGATGGCGAGAGCGCCTTCCTCGACATCGACACGCCGCAGGCGCTGGAAGCGGCAAGACGGGGTTAG
- a CDS encoding vWA domain-containing protein produces the protein MAINHLAPEQTEQFADNIVGFARALRAAGMPVGPGAVIDAMSALQVIDIGSRGDVFTTLEAIFVKRHEHALIFKQAFNLFFRASEEWKHMLDSVPLPEQARKKPQAGSRRVQEAMSQPRMTETPQHQEQDLRLSVSDKEILQKKDFAQMSAAEIAEALRAVEKMHLPQAELLTRRRRPDPHGLRLDLRRTLRASLRTGGDIIDIHRLGRIEKPAPIVALLDISGSMSEYTRLFLHFLHAITDARKRVSVFLFGTRLTNVTRALRQRDPDEALASCSAAVEDWAGGTRISASLHNFNKLWARRVLSQGAIVLLISDGLEREADSKLAFEMDRLHRSCRRLIWLNPLLRFGGFEAKAQGIKMMLPHVDEFRPVHNLSSIQELITTLSRPLPPHHRSLIRSAA, from the coding sequence ATGGCCATCAACCACCTTGCCCCCGAGCAAACCGAGCAGTTCGCCGACAACATCGTCGGCTTTGCCCGCGCGCTGCGGGCGGCGGGAATGCCGGTGGGCCCGGGGGCCGTCATCGATGCCATGAGCGCGCTGCAGGTGATCGACATCGGCAGCCGCGGCGACGTTTTCACCACGTTGGAGGCGATCTTCGTCAAGCGCCACGAGCATGCGCTGATCTTCAAGCAGGCTTTCAACCTGTTCTTCCGCGCCTCGGAGGAGTGGAAGCACATGCTGGATTCGGTACCGCTGCCGGAGCAGGCGAGGAAGAAGCCGCAGGCAGGCTCCCGCCGTGTTCAGGAGGCGATGTCGCAGCCGCGCATGACGGAGACTCCGCAGCACCAGGAGCAGGATCTGCGCCTGTCGGTCTCCGACAAGGAGATCCTCCAGAAGAAGGATTTTGCACAGATGAGCGCGGCGGAGATCGCGGAAGCCTTGCGCGCCGTCGAGAAGATGCACCTGCCGCAGGCGGAGCTGCTGACGCGGCGGCGCCGGCCCGATCCGCACGGTCTTCGGCTCGACCTGCGCCGGACGCTGCGTGCCTCCTTGCGCACCGGCGGCGACATCATCGACATCCACCGCCTCGGGCGGATCGAGAAGCCGGCGCCGATCGTAGCGCTGCTCGATATCTCGGGCTCGATGAGCGAGTACACCCGCCTGTTCCTGCATTTCCTGCATGCCATCACCGATGCTCGCAAGCGCGTCTCGGTGTTCCTGTTCGGCACCCGCCTCACCAACGTCACGCGCGCTTTGCGCCAGCGCGACCCCGACGAAGCGCTCGCGAGCTGCTCGGCGGCGGTGGAGGATTGGGCCGGCGGCACGCGGATCTCGGCCTCGCTGCACAACTTCAACAAATTGTGGGCGCGGCGCGTGCTGAGCCAGGGCGCCATCGTGCTCCTGATCTCCGACGGGCTGGAGCGCGAGGCCGATTCCAAACTGGCCTTCGAGATGGACCGGCTGCACCGATCCTGCCGGCGGCTGATCTGGCTGAACCCGCTGCTCCGGTTCGGCGGCTTCGAGGCCAAGGCCCAGGGCATCAAAATGATGCTGCCGCACGTTGACGAATTCCGCCCGGTACATAATTTGAGTTCGATCCAGGAGCTGATCACAACGCTCTCCCGGCCGCTGCCGCCGCATCACCGCAGCCTGATCCGCTCCGCAGCTTGA
- a CDS encoding XdhC family protein has translation MLDRDEDILKAAEDWQKAGRGVALATVVETWGSAPRPAGSSLVINDEGTFLGSVSGGCVEGAVVTEAMDVIESGKPKMLEFGVADETAWNVGLSCGGTIRVFVEKVG, from the coding sequence ATGCTCGATCGCGACGAGGATATCCTGAAGGCGGCGGAAGACTGGCAGAAGGCCGGCCGTGGCGTCGCGCTGGCGACGGTGGTGGAGACCTGGGGCTCGGCCCCGCGCCCGGCGGGCTCGAGCCTCGTCATCAACGACGAGGGCACGTTCCTGGGGTCCGTCTCCGGCGGCTGCGTCGAAGGCGCCGTGGTCACCGAGGCCATGGACGTGATCGAGAGCGGCAAGCCCAAGATGCTGGAGTTCGGCGTCGCCGACGAGACCGCCTGGAATGTCGGCCTGTCCTGCGGCGGCACCATCCGCGTCTTCGTCGAGAAGGTCGGTTAG